The following are encoded in a window of Lichenicola cladoniae genomic DNA:
- a CDS encoding OmpW/AlkL family protein → MSCRSVLLSMALLSAVITGLSSLVHAADLNDPAPIGKHAGTFMVRLRAIGVLPENLSSATSLGGSVHASNQVAPEVDLSYFLTDHLALELIAASTRHEVSASATVLGHVDVGSTYVLPPTLTLQYHFMPHGRFSPYVGAGLTVAWFYDTSPSRPTVAKVGFETTVGPTVQIGADYNLTGHWFLNVDAKQMFLNTRARINGGAIRARTSLDPTVVGVGIGYRF, encoded by the coding sequence ATGTCCTGCCGATCCGTTCTGCTCTCGATGGCGTTGCTCTCCGCTGTCATTACCGGGCTGTCTAGTTTGGTCCATGCAGCCGACCTGAACGACCCCGCGCCGATCGGCAAGCACGCCGGCACTTTCATGGTCCGGCTGCGTGCGATCGGCGTGCTGCCCGAAAACCTTTCCAGCGCCACCAGTCTCGGCGGCTCCGTGCATGCCAGCAACCAGGTTGCCCCGGAGGTGGACCTCTCCTACTTCCTGACCGACCACCTGGCGCTCGAACTGATCGCCGCCAGCACCCGCCACGAGGTGTCGGCGTCGGCCACGGTGCTCGGGCATGTCGATGTCGGCAGCACCTATGTCCTGCCGCCGACGCTGACCCTGCAATACCACTTCATGCCGCACGGCCGCTTCAGCCCGTATGTCGGTGCCGGCCTGACCGTGGCCTGGTTCTACGACACGTCGCCGTCGCGTCCGACCGTCGCCAAGGTCGGGTTCGAGACCACCGTCGGTCCCACTGTGCAGATCGGCGCCGACTACAACCTGACCGGGCACTGGTTCCTGAATGTCGATGCCAAGCAGATGTTCCTGAACACCCGTGCGCGGATCAACGGCGGCGCGATCCGTGCGCGGACGTCGCTGGATCCGACGGTCGTCGGCGTGGGCATCGGCTACCGGTTCTGA
- a CDS encoding ABC transporter ATP-binding protein codes for MDVVAVNPAGLKQPLADAFIHVDDLSLDFPLYHGGARSLKKTMLSMASKRVAGTTGGKVGEDRSHRVVVQALRNITFRLTSGERLGIVGHNGAGKSSLLRVLGGIYEPVAGQVHVGGSINTLLDTNFGMNLDLTGRENIALRGRYVGLSREGMRALEADVEAFAALGPFLELPVRVYSSGMVVRLGFGLATAIAPQVLLMDEWFMAGDARFRDKAHSRLETVVRGAEIMVLTSHMPSVLKTWCTRLIWLQAGRIVADGPVDEIMERYAAAAVPAL; via the coding sequence ATGGACGTGGTTGCTGTGAACCCGGCGGGCCTGAAGCAGCCGCTTGCCGACGCGTTCATCCATGTGGACGATCTGTCGCTGGACTTTCCGCTCTATCACGGCGGCGCCCGCTCGCTGAAAAAGACCATGCTGTCGATGGCATCCAAGCGGGTGGCCGGCACCACCGGCGGCAAGGTCGGCGAGGACCGCAGCCACCGCGTCGTGGTGCAGGCGCTTCGGAACATCACCTTCCGGCTGACCTCCGGCGAGCGGCTCGGCATCGTCGGTCACAACGGCGCCGGCAAGTCGAGCCTGTTGCGCGTGCTCGGCGGCATCTACGAGCCGGTCGCGGGACAGGTGCATGTCGGCGGCAGCATCAACACGCTGCTCGACACCAATTTCGGGATGAACCTTGATCTGACCGGGCGCGAGAACATCGCGTTGCGCGGCCGCTACGTCGGGCTGTCGCGCGAGGGCATGCGAGCGCTGGAAGCGGACGTCGAGGCGTTCGCGGCACTCGGTCCGTTCCTCGAGCTCCCGGTCCGGGTCTATTCTTCCGGGATGGTGGTCAGGCTCGGGTTCGGGCTGGCAACGGCAATCGCACCGCAGGTACTGCTGATGGACGAATGGTTCATGGCTGGCGATGCCCGCTTCCGTGACAAGGCGCATTCCAGGCTCGAGACCGTGGTGCGCGGCGCCGAGATCATGGTGCTGACCTCGCACATGCCGTCGGTGCTGAAAACCTGGTGTACCCGGCTGATCTGGCTCCAGGCCGGGCGCATCGTGGCAGACGGTCCGGTCGACGAGATCATGGAGCGGTATGCAGCCGCCGCGGTGCCTGCTCTCTGA
- a CDS encoding ABC transporter permease has translation MEPNRVAATSRIGYAARMNALPPASERLDQEAERAATDRSWTGRTTEAFRNLPHDLLLDARTGRSSRSSAARADIRDGLRLWRLALSLGWLDIKLRYRGSALGPFWLTLSSAVMIGSMGYIYSMLFHTVLRDYLPFLAVSVILWQAGIGAVASEACNSFLNAEQTIRSMRMPFTVQVLRTVVSNVIVLGHNVVVPLAVFAIFGAWPGFHALISLPGLALWLLDGAAACYLLGSVCARFRDIPPIIGSVMQIAYYITPVIWKPSQLGARGWWLPLNPFYPLLEVVREPLLGQVPTLLIWGTALGYSAVLWIVAWMIFVRARSRIAFWV, from the coding sequence GTGGAACCCAATCGAGTTGCCGCAACCAGCCGGATCGGCTACGCCGCCCGAATGAACGCCCTCCCGCCTGCGTCGGAGCGTCTGGACCAGGAAGCGGAACGCGCGGCCACCGACCGGTCATGGACCGGCCGAACGACCGAGGCATTCCGGAACCTGCCCCACGACCTGCTGCTCGATGCCCGCACCGGTCGCTCATCGCGTTCCTCCGCGGCACGGGCCGACATACGCGACGGGCTGCGACTGTGGCGGCTGGCGCTGTCGCTTGGCTGGCTCGACATCAAGCTGCGCTACCGTGGTTCCGCCCTTGGGCCATTCTGGCTGACCCTGTCGAGCGCCGTGATGATCGGCTCGATGGGCTACATCTACAGCATGCTGTTCCACACGGTGCTGCGCGACTACCTGCCGTTCCTGGCGGTGTCGGTGATCCTCTGGCAAGCCGGAATCGGGGCCGTGGCAAGCGAGGCCTGCAACAGCTTCCTGAATGCCGAGCAGACCATCCGGTCGATGCGCATGCCGTTCACCGTGCAGGTGCTGCGTACAGTGGTCAGCAACGTCATCGTGCTCGGCCACAACGTGGTGGTGCCGCTGGCGGTGTTCGCGATTTTCGGCGCCTGGCCCGGCTTCCACGCCTTGATATCCCTGCCCGGCCTGGCGTTGTGGCTGCTGGACGGCGCGGCCGCCTGCTACCTGCTCGGCAGCGTATGCGCCCGGTTCCGCGACATACCGCCGATCATCGGCTCGGTGATGCAGATCGCCTATTACATCACCCCGGTCATCTGGAAGCCGTCGCAGCTCGGAGCACGCGGCTGGTGGCTGCCGCTCAACCCCTTCTATCCATTGCTCGAGGTGGTTCGCGAACCGTTGCTCGGGCAGGTCCCGACCCTGCTGATCTGGGGAACGGCACTCGGTTACAGCGCGGTTTTGTGGATCGTCGCGTGGATGATCTTCGTGCGGGCGCGATCCCGCATCGCGTTCTGGGTCTAG
- a CDS encoding Crp/Fnr family transcriptional regulator: MAVIIPIGRLGACHACETRLVSVCSAIEEHDLTRLAALAVATKIPAGQSFIGEGEPASDFFNITSGTVKLFKLLADGRRQITGFADAGLFLGLAAGKNYGFSAEAIDDVTACRFSRTRLRTFMQDAPQMEERLLEAASSELVTAQEQMLLLGRKTARERVASFLSMRADIVANCPAPTDRVALPMTRADIADYLGLTIETVSRTLTRLRGDGLIEVHADHSLTILQRNRLDSIASGAGSASSSLTDRG; encoded by the coding sequence ATGGCCGTTATCATACCGATCGGCCGGCTCGGGGCGTGTCATGCCTGCGAGACGCGCCTCGTCAGCGTCTGCAGCGCGATCGAGGAGCACGACCTGACGCGGTTGGCGGCACTCGCCGTGGCGACGAAGATCCCGGCCGGCCAGAGTTTCATCGGTGAAGGCGAACCGGCGAGCGACTTCTTCAACATCACGTCCGGTACGGTCAAACTGTTCAAGCTGCTGGCCGATGGCCGGCGACAAATCACCGGCTTTGCAGACGCCGGACTTTTCCTAGGTCTCGCCGCCGGGAAGAACTACGGGTTCAGCGCGGAAGCGATCGACGACGTGACCGCCTGCCGTTTCTCACGAACCCGGCTGCGGACCTTCATGCAGGATGCACCGCAGATGGAAGAGCGGCTGCTGGAAGCTGCCTCCAGCGAACTCGTCACGGCGCAGGAACAGATGCTGCTGCTCGGGCGCAAGACCGCGCGCGAGCGTGTGGCGAGCTTCCTGTCGATGCGGGCGGACATCGTGGCCAACTGCCCGGCGCCGACCGACCGGGTGGCGCTGCCGATGACACGCGCCGACATTGCCGATTATCTCGGGCTGACGATCGAGACGGTCAGCCGGACGCTGACCCGCCTGCGCGGCGACGGGCTTATCGAGGTCCATGCCGATCACAGCCTGACCATCCTGCAGCGCAACCGGCTGGACTCGATCGCGTCCGGCGCGGGCTCAGCATCGTCTTCACTCACCGACCGGGGCTAG
- a CDS encoding 2OG-Fe(II) oxygenase — translation MSIALTLTSADRIAAAIAQSEPRPYPFRHWLLTEILPPDLCRHFAAWPQAHDAPVASGRRETVNPTRQFLDMAAMARDPCAADLGRAFESAYTRSAIASLSGAKLDGTHLRIEHAIDRDGFWLEPHTDIGAKRLTLLVFLSDAPGCTNWGTDLYDGRGRPVARADARVNSGLLFVPGKDTWHGFEKRPIRGMRRTLIVNYVDDTWKARHELLHGAIGAGVREQAPRRLHTAP, via the coding sequence ATGTCCATCGCCCTGACGCTGACCAGCGCCGACCGCATCGCCGCGGCGATCGCGCAGTCGGAACCGCGACCGTATCCCTTCCGGCATTGGCTTTTGACCGAGATCCTGCCGCCGGATCTCTGCCGCCATTTCGCCGCGTGGCCGCAGGCTCACGATGCTCCGGTCGCGAGCGGCCGGCGCGAAACGGTGAACCCTACGCGGCAATTCCTCGACATGGCCGCAATGGCGCGCGATCCCTGCGCCGCCGACCTGGGCCGTGCCTTCGAGAGCGCATATACCCGGTCCGCGATCGCCAGCCTGTCCGGCGCCAAGCTCGACGGTACCCATCTGCGGATCGAGCATGCGATCGACCGCGACGGCTTCTGGCTGGAGCCGCATACCGACATCGGCGCCAAGCGGCTGACCCTGCTGGTGTTCCTGTCCGACGCCCCGGGTTGCACGAACTGGGGTACGGACCTGTACGACGGTAGAGGCCGCCCGGTCGCCCGTGCCGATGCCCGGGTGAATAGCGGCCTGTTGTTCGTCCCCGGCAAGGACACCTGGCACGGGTTCGAGAAACGTCCGATCCGCGGCATGCGCCGGACCCTGATCGTCAACTACGTGGATGATACCTGGAAGGCCCGGCATGAGTTGCTGCATGGCGCGATAGGGGCAGGCGTCAGAGAGCAGGCACCGCGGCGGCTGCATACCGCTCCATGA
- a CDS encoding lytic transglycosylase domain-containing protein, whose product MTLCADTQDDNPGEPIRPVVAVSVRSLAGILSSASLLTLLAACAGTPNRPDIPVAQEAAVYRSHARTYYAPPGPADDPWRPYINEASRRFDVPDAWIRAVMHQESGGHQFIAGTLTTSPVGAMGLMQLMPPTYDDMRVQYSLGPDAFEPHDNIMAGTAYVRQMYDIYGSPGFLAAYNTGPGRLDDFLTRNRPLPRETRQYVSIIGPQIAGIWPSNRSQTDLLVASHAGNSGVMYASTQSTDQTHSVQMAWTQRRDLNQGADQPVQVAEAPASGAAMPAPAYTQAWNSVPIARPADPTPEAIAAARARPVLPPAPIAMAQADPAPLASSVSAAWAARNGTAPDPSSAAAPMAAPVAVAALVPIQRWTPAPTPIQAGGALPDPIPATVAAPAPNPVAEAPAPVQVASVAAPVRRHERFHLIRPAMAETAPLLSDAGRVSAARNWSIQVGAFGTEAQANQAADAAQSHAPSLSHARAEIAGVKQQRGGKVYRARLIGLSRGDAQLACERLSLGRGDCMVVSPDARS is encoded by the coding sequence ATGACGCTGTGCGCCGATACCCAAGACGACAACCCTGGCGAGCCGATCCGGCCAGTCGTCGCTGTCAGCGTTCGTTCGCTGGCGGGTATCCTATCCTCGGCGTCGTTACTGACCCTGCTGGCCGCCTGCGCCGGAACGCCCAACCGTCCCGATATCCCGGTCGCGCAGGAAGCTGCGGTCTATCGCTCCCATGCGCGCACCTACTACGCCCCGCCGGGCCCCGCCGACGATCCGTGGCGTCCGTATATCAATGAGGCGTCCAGGCGCTTCGATGTGCCGGATGCGTGGATCCGTGCGGTGATGCACCAGGAGTCGGGCGGCCACCAGTTCATTGCCGGCACCCTGACGACGTCGCCGGTCGGAGCGATGGGGCTGATGCAGCTCATGCCGCCGACCTACGACGACATGCGTGTCCAGTATAGCCTCGGTCCAGACGCGTTCGAGCCGCACGACAACATCATGGCCGGCACCGCCTACGTCCGGCAGATGTACGACATCTACGGATCGCCCGGCTTTCTCGCCGCCTACAATACCGGTCCGGGACGCCTCGACGACTTCCTGACCCGGAACCGTCCGCTGCCCCGGGAGACACGGCAGTACGTGTCGATCATCGGACCGCAGATCGCCGGGATCTGGCCGAGCAACCGGTCGCAGACCGATCTGCTGGTCGCCAGCCATGCCGGTAATTCCGGCGTCATGTATGCTTCCACGCAAAGCACCGACCAGACCCATTCGGTCCAGATGGCCTGGACGCAGCGTCGTGACCTGAACCAGGGCGCCGACCAGCCGGTGCAGGTCGCGGAAGCTCCCGCGAGCGGTGCCGCCATGCCGGCACCAGCCTACACCCAGGCCTGGAATAGCGTGCCGATCGCCCGTCCTGCCGATCCGACACCCGAGGCGATCGCTGCCGCCAGGGCGCGTCCGGTCCTGCCGCCCGCACCGATTGCTATGGCTCAGGCCGACCCGGCACCGCTTGCTTCCAGCGTCAGTGCCGCCTGGGCTGCCCGTAACGGAACCGCGCCCGATCCGTCGTCCGCCGCAGCGCCGATGGCAGCCCCGGTCGCCGTGGCCGCACTGGTCCCGATCCAGCGCTGGACGCCGGCCCCAACGCCGATCCAGGCTGGTGGCGCGCTGCCCGACCCTATCCCGGCAACCGTGGCGGCTCCGGCTCCGAACCCTGTGGCGGAAGCTCCTGCCCCGGTGCAGGTCGCCTCGGTCGCCGCTCCCGTTCGGCGCCACGAGCGCTTCCACCTGATCCGCCCGGCCATGGCCGAGACGGCACCGTTGTTGAGCGACGCCGGACGCGTCAGCGCCGCACGCAACTGGTCGATCCAGGTCGGTGCGTTCGGCACCGAGGCGCAAGCGAACCAGGCGGCCGACGCCGCACAATCGCACGCGCCGAGCCTGTCGCATGCCCGCGCTGAAATCGCCGGCGTCAAGCAACAGCGCGGCGGCAAGGTCTATCGTGCAAGGCTGATCGGTCTATCCCGTGGCGATGCGCAGCTGGCATGCGAGCGCCTGAGCCTCGGCCGAGGCGATTGCATGGTGGTATCGCCCGATGCGCGTTCATAA
- a CDS encoding peroxiredoxin has translation MRVHKSFACLALGLGLLGVSSAQAALAPGARAPDFSARATLGGKEFDASLAAMLKKGPVVVYFYPAAFTSGCTVEAHDFAEAVPEFEKLGAHVIGVSEDGIAKLDKFSVSACQSKFPVASDADGTIAHAYDAAMMLLPGHASRTSYAIAPNGTILAAYNAMDPDGHVSRMLDAVKAWASTAAHANQG, from the coding sequence ATGCGCGTTCATAAATCCTTCGCCTGCCTGGCTCTTGGGCTAGGACTGCTTGGCGTATCCTCGGCGCAGGCGGCACTTGCACCCGGTGCGCGAGCGCCGGACTTCAGCGCTCGTGCAACGCTGGGCGGCAAGGAGTTCGACGCATCGCTGGCCGCGATGCTGAAGAAGGGTCCGGTCGTGGTGTATTTCTACCCGGCCGCCTTCACCAGCGGATGCACGGTCGAGGCGCACGACTTTGCCGAGGCGGTCCCCGAGTTCGAGAAGCTGGGCGCCCACGTGATCGGCGTGTCCGAGGACGGGATCGCCAAGCTCGACAAGTTTTCGGTGAGCGCCTGCCAGAGCAAGTTCCCGGTCGCTTCGGATGCGGATGGCACCATCGCACATGCTTACGATGCCGCAATGATGCTGTTGCCCGGCCATGCCAGTCGCACGTCTTATGCAATCGCACCGAACGGCACGATCCTGGCCGCCTATAATGCGATGGATCCGGACGGGCATGTCTCGCGCATGCTGGATGCCGTGAAGGCCTGGGCATC